The uncultured Sphaerochaeta sp. genome includes the window ACCCAGCTTGGGCCCCATTTGCAGACAAGGCAACCGTTCAGGTAGCTGCTTCTATCATCGTTACTGCCTTGCTGGTTCCATTCCTGGTCGATTTCTTCTACAGGTGGGATTTGAAGCGGGGACTTGTAAACGAGCATCCTACCACAAGCGCTGAACCTGCGGTTGACGCAAAAGGCCAACAGTTATAAGCTGAGTGTGCACGTTTTGTATACAATTATCAAGAAAGACGGGCAAACGCTCGTCTTTCTTTGCTAAAGGAGTCAACCATGCTGGTACATAACCCAATAGACAGCCAAGGAAAGAAACTAGAACTTCCCGAACATACCACAGTGTATGCAATGAAGGCACCAAAGGCACTCAGTGACCCAAAACAGGCGGTTTCTGAGGCACTGGCCAATCCCATTGCATCTGACAGTTTCCAGAGTATTGCCAAAGCCAAGCTTGATGCAAACCCACAGGCAAAGGCGGTAATTGTCATCTCTGACAATACCCGGCCCGTCCCCTACAAAGGAGAGGGAAATATCTTGGTACCCCTGCTCGAGGTACTGCTTGAAACCGGTTATAAGAGGGAGAATCTTACAGTACTCATTGCTACAGGTACCCACCGCCCGATGACCGATGATGAGATTGAGCGCATTATCGATCCCTGGGTATTCGAGCATGGGATTTCCATTATCAACCACGATTGCAAAGAGGATGACAACCTCACCTACCTCGGAAAGACTGATCGTGGAAGTGAAGTAAAGATCAACAGCCTCTATGTAGAAGCTGACCTGAAGATCCTCACTGGATTGGTCGAAAGCCACTTCATGGCAGGTGTCAGTGGGGGACGAAAGTCTGTATGCCCTGGTCTGATCAGTGAACATGGCACCTTCCTCTTCCACGGTGCGGACCTCATGGGTCATAAGAACAGCTGCGACTTGCTCCTCGATGGCAATCCAGTTCATGAGGAATCCCTCGCTTTTGCGAAGATGGCTGGGGTTGATTTTATCATCAATGTTACCCTGGACCATGCTTTCAATATCACCGGGGTATTTGCTGGTGACCTGGAGGCAGCCCATCAGGAAGCCTTTGAGATGGTCAAGGGATATGCAAAGATACCCATCAGGGAAGAGGCCGATATCGTCATTACCCATGGTGGGTTTGTCGGTATCAACCACTATCAGAGTGCGAAGGCAGCCTTTGCTGCAATCGGCGCAATGAAGAAGGATGGATACCTGATCAGCATCTCCAACTTCACAGACAAGAAAGATGTCGTGGGTTCGGTGATGTACAAGACTGTACTCAGCATCCTGGCGCTTACCAGCGCAGAGGAACTGGTAACCCTCCTGCACAGCAAGGATTGGCCGTTCATGCCAGACCAGTGGCAGGTACAGAAGTGGGCTTCGGTATTCGAGAAGATTCCTTTGGACCACTACTATTATTATGCTCCTCAGATTGTAGGAGAGAACAACAGCGGCCTTCCAGGAATTGATGCCTCCTTACTTACCCAGAGCACTGACTACAGCGAAGTGATCAAGAGAGTCATTGAGCAGATTGAGAAGAGAGAGCAAAGAAAGGACCTCAAGGTTCTCTATCTAAGCGATGGCCCTTATGCCATCCCCTACGTGGAGTAATGTTCGAGACAGTTGTTGGATTGTAAGAGAAAGAGGAGGCGTTGCCTCCTCTTTCCTTGCTTCTAGAGCCTCTCCCCGATCTCAATTGCCTCGAGCAGGCTTCTCTCACTTGCAATCAGCTTTCCGGCAATATCGAACGCGGTACCGTGGTCAACAGAGGTTCTGATGACGTCCAAACCAACGGTAATGTTCACCCCGTTCTCGAAACTGAGCATCTTCAGGGGGATATGCCCTTGATCGTGATACATGGCCACCACGATATCCCAGGAACCCTGTAATGCTTTCAGGAAAACCGTATCAGGAGGGATTGGACCACTGACTTGCAGACCTTCAGCTTTTGCTTCCTGGATTGCTGGAATGATTTCCTTGATCTCCTCATCACCAAAAATGCCATTCTCCCCTGCGTGTGGATTCAATCCAGCAACGGCAATCCTTGGATTGTCATAGCCAATCTTTGTCAGTGTCTCATGGGCCAGATGAATGACTTCAAGTACTCTTTTTTTCTTGCAAAGGTCACAGGCATTCCGCAAGGAAACATGGGTTGAGACGTGGATTACCTTCAGTTTCTCGCTGTATAGCAGCATTGCATACCGCTCCCCTTTGGTGAACGCACCGAAGATCTCGGTATGACCGGCGTAGGGAAAACCAGCCAGGTGGAGCGCTTCCTTGTTGAGCGGAGCGGTAACCACTGAGGAGATATCCTTTCGTAAGGCAAATTCGATCGCCGATCGTACACTTTCAAAGGCGATGGTACCACCAAGGGAGGTTACTACCCCAACCTCAATCTGGGAGATGTCTACCGGATGTGGATCATATATATTGATCGCAGAGTCATCCCAATCATCCATCTTCTTGATTGAGTTGAACCTCATCTCATACCCAAGCAGCGAGTTGTAATACTCCAACAGCGAACGGGTCCCAAACAGGAGAGCACTCCTCTGGTACTCCTTCCTTGCATGCAATGCCTTGAGGGTGATCTCAGGACCAATGCCACAGGGATCTCCAAGTGTAATTCCAAATTTTTTATCTTTCATCACGTTCTCCTTCTACCGTTCTTGCAAAACCCGCAAGCTATGCGCAATTGCTTGATCATTTCCGAAAGCACCCGCTTTTGTGACAATTCTCATTGATGCATACCCTCCACTGGGTACTTCAAGGAGGGGGATACCTCCCTGTACTTCCCTGATTATTTCCACCTCATGAATTCCCAGAGCCTCCAAAAGGCCGAAGGCGGTGTCCCCACCAGTGAGGAACAAGCCAGAGATCTCACACTGCTCTACCAAGGCCTTTCCCAGAAGGCTGAAGGAGTCCCTTATTGTTGCTGCAACCGCATCAGAGGAAAGTCCGCGTTGTGCACCTTCCTCCAAGGAACGACTGAATGCAGATTCATCAAGGACTGAGGAAACCACGACAAGGGCTGGCTTGCTTTGGGAGATGGCTTCCCTGACCCGTTTGATGATCGGATAAGGGTCTACTTCCCCAAGGAGAGACTCCACCTCAACAACTTCGGTAAAAATCCCATGTTCCTTGGCATACCTTACTTGGTTGCGAGTTACTTCGCTGAGACTTGCAACCATACCCAGTACTCCACGGGAAGGATATTGCACATTACAGAGCGCATCAGCCAAACCAGCACTTCCCACATACAGGACTTTCTCTTCTCGTTTTCTTGCCAGCCTGACAAGGCGGAAAAGGTCGTCCTGTGTGCGGGCATCACATACAAGCATCGTCTTCCCCTCCAGAGCAGGGAACGCAGCACCCGCCTCTTGGTGAACTACGGTATATAGACTCTGCCCTTTGGAGAAGAGCTTGAGTAGATTATCTTCTTCTACCGGCTTTCGGGGATCCTTGCCATGTTCTGTCTCCAGTAAAGGTTTGCCATGGACCAACAATCTTCCGCCCTCCACCGTTCTTCCCTGATCAGGAAATGCAGGAGATACTATGACCAACTCTGCAGCACAGAATGCAGCAACCTCCATGACCTCAGCACAGAGATTTCCCCGAAGCGTGGAATCAATTTTTTTCATGACAATGGAAAAGGATTCAGCATCCACCCCTTCCAGGGTTGAGCGAACCAGAACTGAGGCTTCCTTTTCATCTATGTTCCGGGATTCTGTGTCCAACACAAGTGCCTCGATGGGTTTTTCATTCCGGGTGTATTTCCCAATCGTTACATGGGTAGAGAGCCCCTTCCGTCTTAGTTGCAGTCCACTGTCATTTGCTCCAGTGAAATCATCAGCGACTATCAGGTATTGATGCATGTACATTCCTCCCTTTTTGTCAGTGTACCCGATGAATAGTCCATCGCTCTACCATAATCTTGTACTTTACATCAAGGCAAACACTGCTTTACACTCTCGATATGCAATACCGCAATACACAGTTGCTCGCGTCTCTTTACCGCCAAAGCGAAACAACAATTCGAGACCCTTTATGGAAGGACATCAAGCTCTCCAGGGCCTTCAAGTCCATCCTATTGACCCCCACTGTACAGAAACTTGGGAGGATCAAGCAACTCGGCCCTACCTTCCACCTCTATCCAGGGGCTGTGCATACCCGTCTTGACCATAGCCTGGGCGTCTATCACATCGGTTTTTCAATCCTCCAGAGCCTCTTCGGCCAGAATAAAGAGCTGCCTATAACCGAAGAGGGGGCGCTTACCTTTCTCTGTGCATGCCTACTGCATGACATTGGGCATTTCCCATTCGCCCACTCTCTGAAAGAACTCCCACTCACCAGCCATGAAGCAATTGCCTGTACGATGATACGTGAGGATGCAGCCCTGCATAAAGCCATTGAGATGGCTGGGCTGGATGCGGAGCGTGTTGGATCAATCATAGATGAGCACCAAGAGACCTCAGATGAAGAGATTCTCCTCTATCGCAGTATTCTCTCTGGAACACTCGACCCAGACAAGCTCGATTACCTAAACCGTGATGCCTTCTTCTGTGGGGTACCCTATGGTACCCAGGATGTATCCTACATTGTTGACAGACTGGTTGTTGCCGGGGGCAGGATGGCATTGCAGGAGGAAGCACTGGGATCGGTGGAGCACCTCTTGTTCAGCAAGTACCTGATGTACCGAAACGTATATTGGCATACCACGACCCGAAGTGCGACTGCTATGATCAAGAAGGCAGTATTGGCATCCTTGTCTGATGGATCACTGCAGACAGAAGATCTTTATGGATTGGATGATGAACAGTTCTTTTCGCTTCCACAGCTGAAACAGTTCACCTACAGCAATCTCTTCTCCTTGGTGCGTGACAACCAGCTGTATACGGCGACATTCGAGAAACCCTATGAAGAAGAGGGTGTATTGGAGACAAAGAACAAGGATCTCTTCTCACGTCTCTCCTTCGAGGAACATATAGCGAACAAGCTTGGATGTGATCCAAGTGAGGTTATCGTAGATATTCCAGAGCCGATCAGCTTTGAGGCAGACCTACCCATTCTCCATGAGAACGGTTCCGTCAGCACATTTGGTGAGGTTGATTACCTTTTTTCCTATGATATTGGTAGGGTCTTTACAAAAAGCCTGAGAAAATTCAGAATCTTCACACCACACACTATCTCTCCAGAAGCACTTGGAAGAGCATTGGAGTTCTGATTACATGGAAAAATTATCCTATAGAACACTCCTGGAGGGGAATATCCCCCCCTGGGTTATGCGTTTTATCAAGCATACCGGAAAAGCCATAAACACCTACTCGATGATTCGCGAGAATGATACCGTTCTGCTCTCCGCCAGCGGAGGCAAGGACAGTCTTGCCCTTGCCCTTGCCCTCTCCATCAGGAGAAAGTGGCTTCCCATCAATTATGAACTCAAGGCTCTTATGATCAACTGGATCGAACACCCGATTCCAGAAGAGTATCGAGCCTTGCTTACCACCTTTTTTACCGACCTTGGGTATGATTTCAAGATTGTTGATGAACATCAATTCCCAGAATCATTCAAAGGTGAGTTCAACTGCTATCTCTGTTCCAGAAACAGAAGAAGAATCCTTTTTACCCGATGTGAGGAAGAGGGCATGAATCTGGTCGCCATGGGACACCACCTGGATGATCTGGCGGAAACCAGCCTGATGAATCTCTGCCTTAGGGGTCGCTTCTCTACGATGCAGCCGGTACAACCCTTCTTTGATGGAAAAATCAATGTAATTCGTCCCATGATAGAGATTCACGAGTCAGTTACCAAGAGACTGGCAGAAGCGTATGACCTTCCTGTGGTTAAACCCGTGTGCCCCTATGACCAGACGAATATCCGTTCCCGCATCAAGCCTATTGTCAAGGAGTTGTCACACCTGGACAAACTCAGCAGGGAGCATATTTACAAAGCACACCACTACGAGCCAAGAATGTAACTTGGTCGCGCCCAGCCTGTTTACAACCATGACAGGTTTGTGTGATGATTGTAGAGAGGGAGGAGGGATGCAAAGGATGCATTATCGTGCCTGCTTGCTCTTCTTTTTGGTGCTGCTGACCGTCTTCCTGCCACTTTCCGCTGAGGATATGGATTCTTCCTCCGAGCAAGTGCAACTAATGGACGACACAACGGTAT containing:
- the larA gene encoding nickel-dependent lactate racemase, which encodes MLVHNPIDSQGKKLELPEHTTVYAMKAPKALSDPKQAVSEALANPIASDSFQSIAKAKLDANPQAKAVIVISDNTRPVPYKGEGNILVPLLEVLLETGYKRENLTVLIATGTHRPMTDDEIERIIDPWVFEHGISIINHDCKEDDNLTYLGKTDRGSEVKINSLYVEADLKILTGLVESHFMAGVSGGRKSVCPGLISEHGTFLFHGADLMGHKNSCDLLLDGNPVHEESLAFAKMAGVDFIINVTLDHAFNITGVFAGDLEAAHQEAFEMVKGYAKIPIREEADIVITHGGFVGINHYQSAKAAFAAIGAMKKDGYLISISNFTDKKDVVGSVMYKTVLSILALTSAEELVTLLHSKDWPFMPDQWQVQKWASVFEKIPLDHYYYYAPQIVGENNSGLPGIDASLLTQSTDYSEVIKRVIEQIEKREQRKDLKVLYLSDGPYAIPYVE
- the pdxA gene encoding 4-hydroxythreonine-4-phosphate dehydrogenase PdxA, with the protein product MKDKKFGITLGDPCGIGPEITLKALHARKEYQRSALLFGTRSLLEYYNSLLGYEMRFNSIKKMDDWDDSAINIYDPHPVDISQIEVGVVTSLGGTIAFESVRSAIEFALRKDISSVVTAPLNKEALHLAGFPYAGHTEIFGAFTKGERYAMLLYSEKLKVIHVSTHVSLRNACDLCKKKRVLEVIHLAHETLTKIGYDNPRIAVAGLNPHAGENGIFGDEEIKEIIPAIQEAKAEGLQVSGPIPPDTVFLKALQGSWDIVVAMYHDQGHIPLKMLSFENGVNITVGLDVIRTSVDHGTAFDIAGKLIASERSLLEAIEIGERL
- a CDS encoding four-carbon acid sugar kinase family protein; the protein is MHQYLIVADDFTGANDSGLQLRRKGLSTHVTIGKYTRNEKPIEALVLDTESRNIDEKEASVLVRSTLEGVDAESFSIVMKKIDSTLRGNLCAEVMEVAAFCAAELVIVSPAFPDQGRTVEGGRLLVHGKPLLETEHGKDPRKPVEEDNLLKLFSKGQSLYTVVHQEAGAAFPALEGKTMLVCDARTQDDLFRLVRLARKREEKVLYVGSAGLADALCNVQYPSRGVLGMVASLSEVTRNQVRYAKEHGIFTEVVEVESLLGEVDPYPIIKRVREAISQSKPALVVVSSVLDESAFSRSLEEGAQRGLSSDAVAATIRDSFSLLGKALVEQCEISGLFLTGGDTAFGLLEALGIHEVEIIREVQGGIPLLEVPSGGYASMRIVTKAGAFGNDQAIAHSLRVLQER
- a CDS encoding HD domain-containing protein gives rise to the protein MQYRNTQLLASLYRQSETTIRDPLWKDIKLSRAFKSILLTPTVQKLGRIKQLGPTFHLYPGAVHTRLDHSLGVYHIGFSILQSLFGQNKELPITEEGALTFLCACLLHDIGHFPFAHSLKELPLTSHEAIACTMIREDAALHKAIEMAGLDAERVGSIIDEHQETSDEEILLYRSILSGTLDPDKLDYLNRDAFFCGVPYGTQDVSYIVDRLVVAGGRMALQEEALGSVEHLLFSKYLMYRNVYWHTTTRSATAMIKKAVLASLSDGSLQTEDLYGLDDEQFFSLPQLKQFTYSNLFSLVRDNQLYTATFEKPYEEEGVLETKNKDLFSRLSFEEHIANKLGCDPSEVIVDIPEPISFEADLPILHENGSVSTFGEVDYLFSYDIGRVFTKSLRKFRIFTPHTISPEALGRALEF
- a CDS encoding tRNA 2-thiocytidine biosynthesis TtcA family protein, which codes for MEKLSYRTLLEGNIPPWVMRFIKHTGKAINTYSMIRENDTVLLSASGGKDSLALALALSIRRKWLPINYELKALMINWIEHPIPEEYRALLTTFFTDLGYDFKIVDEHQFPESFKGEFNCYLCSRNRRRILFTRCEEEGMNLVAMGHHLDDLAETSLMNLCLRGRFSTMQPVQPFFDGKINVIRPMIEIHESVTKRLAEAYDLPVVKPVCPYDQTNIRSRIKPIVKELSHLDKLSREHIYKAHHYEPRM